The Desulfonatronovibrio magnus region CGGCCCCACCCTCACAGGGTCAGGGATAATCCAGGGTTGATGGAGAAGATCAAAAAATCCGGATTGATCCTGGACCTTAAGGCTGAACGTGAAATGAATCAGTTATTTAAGTCTGCCGATTATATAATCAGCGACTTTGGAAGCAGTATATTCAGTGCAGTGTATCTTGATTGCAACCTCCTTCTTTTCAACCACCCTGAGCAGCACAGGACCACAAAATTCATGGAGCTGAAAATCCGAAAGGATATCATCAATCTTGACCCACGCACACCAGGAGCAAGGGATAATCGGCTGGTCAAAATTTTCCGGGACCCGGCCACATGGGCAAAGCAGAAAGAAATAAGAAAGAAATGGCGCAATCAGTTATTTGGAGGCATTATACCTGGACAGGGCGCAATCACTGCTGCCTCTGTTTTAAAGAAGATTTTTTCTTTGTAAGGAAAGGATTATTGAAGAAATGCTGGGATGAATATAGTTGGTTCAGGGTTCAGCGTTCAAGGTTGGGAGACAGGAAGAAGATATAAGAAATGCTGGGATACTGGAATAAAAGAAAATGCTGGGATGTTTACCCCATGAAACAACGCGAAGCGTTCCTGCGCAGCAGGGTTTCATCGGGGCTGGAACAAAAGACAAAAAAGACAGAATAAAAGAAATGCTGGCCCCAGTGAAATCAGCTCCGCTGGCCCTTAAACTTTACATGATGCTGGGTAATTATTGACAAGTCCTTTTTGATCGGCAAGAATGGTGTCTCCAAATTAAGAGACAATAAGGAGCTTATCATGGCTTATTTGCAGGTCAAAGACTTGAAAAAAACTCGGGAATTGTGGGGTCGGTTGGAGCGGGATCGTGAGCTGGTCATCACCAAGGATGGACAGCCCAGGGCGATCATGATCAGTGTTGAGCCTGAAGATCTGGAGACTTCCCTGGTTGAAATCCGGCGGGCTCTTTTTTCAGCCGCTGTAAGCCGGGTTCGCAGGCGGGCCCAAACCCTTCCATTGGCTGATGACGACATAGCGCAGGCCATTGAGGAAAGCAGACGAGACAGACGATGATCGTGGTCATGGACACCAATGTTCTTGTCTCAGGCATGATCAACCCACATGGCCCTCCAGGCCGCCTTGTGGATTTGCTACGTTCCGGTGATTTGCGTGTTGCTGTGGATGACCGGATTCTTGCTGAATACGTAGATGTTTTGCACCGGCCACGGCTTTCTCGTTACTTTGTATCCTCGGATTTGACGCAGATTATGGATTATCTGCGAAGCGGCAGCATGCATGTGCTGGTCAGGCAACATGTCAGAGGCCTGCCTGATCAGAGCGATGCGCCTTTTTTGGAAGTGGCTATGGCCGCGAAGATTCCTTTGGTCACCGGAAACATTCGGCATTATCCGGATGAGTGGCGTCAGAAATGTGTCATCCTTGCGCCAACCGATTTTTTGGACAGTCTGGTTGGCGAATAGAAATGCTGGGATAGAAGACAGAAGAATGAAGACAATACTGGAATGCTGGCATGCTGGAATGTTTACCCCATGAAACAGCGCGAAGCGTTCCTGCGCAGCAGGGTTTCATCGGGGCTGGGATAAAACATAATGCAGGCCCCAGATGAGGCCTGCTCCGCGCAGGAATGGAAGAAAATTTCCTGTGAAAGACTTCTTCACAGGCAAACTTCCCTCGCCAAAGGCGATGACATTTTTTTCTACCGGCAAGTCGCCGGGTGAAAAATGTTTTAGTCTGTCTTTAACGTCCGGCTTATCGTCAATGGCCAAAATAATGCTGCTTGGGTTGAAAAAATTATACTTGCGGGTATTATGCCGATGGGTATAAAGCTGGGCGATCCAAAGGCGGATGGTGATGATAATACGAAAACCTTTTTATTATGGCGGTGTTGTCGCGGATGCGCATTTTTGCAACCGGCTTGGCGAGATCAA contains the following coding sequences:
- a CDS encoding CDP-glycerol glycerophosphotransferase family protein; this encodes MTWLWWSRPAYIIGDPRYDNYPDYPESRKADFFNEFGLKKDKPLILWLSTRVDWQSRPDANITLWLDEFLTLGTHFNLVLRPHPHRVRDNPGLMEKIKKSGLILDLKAEREMNQLFKSADYIISDFGSSIFSAVYLDCNLLLFNHPEQHRTTKFMELKIRKDIINLDPRTPGARDNRLVKIFRDPATWAKQKEIRKKWRNQLFGGIIPGQGAITAASVLKKIFSL
- a CDS encoding putative toxin-antitoxin system toxin component, PIN family, with the protein product MIVVMDTNVLVSGMINPHGPPGRLVDLLRSGDLRVAVDDRILAEYVDVLHRPRLSRYFVSSDLTQIMDYLRSGSMHVLVRQHVRGLPDQSDAPFLEVAMAAKIPLVTGNIRHYPDEWRQKCVILAPTDFLDSLVGE